One part of the Natronorubrum sediminis genome encodes these proteins:
- a CDS encoding inositol monophosphatase family protein translates to MTETDADARRASVALEAATAGAALAAESFRGELAVEHKDGKTDVVTQADRDAQEAVIDRIDDAFPTDPVVGEEAEALKAVPEEGPAWIVDPIDGTNNYVDGVSAFGTAVAVVRDGRPVAGAFVCPALEDTYRVGPDGVFRNGESLSVSDRHDPETATVCPTYWWDFDQREHYAAATRAIVERFGDMRRFGCAQLELGLVASGGLEGVVTNLQTPAWDTVLGVHLVRKAGGTVTDLEGDRWHHDSTGLVASNGELHEEVLQAAREIEAETS, encoded by the coding sequence ATGACTGAAACAGACGCTGACGCGCGACGCGCGAGCGTTGCACTCGAGGCGGCAACGGCGGGTGCAGCGCTCGCGGCGGAGTCGTTTCGAGGTGAACTCGCCGTCGAACACAAAGACGGCAAAACGGACGTCGTCACCCAGGCTGATCGAGACGCACAGGAAGCGGTCATCGACAGGATCGACGACGCGTTTCCCACGGACCCGGTCGTCGGCGAGGAAGCGGAGGCGCTGAAGGCCGTCCCCGAGGAGGGGCCGGCCTGGATCGTCGATCCGATCGACGGGACGAACAACTACGTCGACGGCGTCTCGGCGTTCGGCACGGCCGTCGCCGTCGTTCGCGATGGTCGGCCGGTCGCCGGCGCGTTCGTCTGTCCTGCACTCGAGGATACGTACCGGGTCGGCCCCGACGGCGTGTTTCGCAACGGAGAGTCGCTATCGGTTAGCGACCGCCACGATCCTGAAACTGCCACCGTCTGTCCGACCTACTGGTGGGATTTCGACCAGCGCGAACACTACGCCGCGGCGACTCGAGCGATCGTCGAACGGTTCGGCGACATGCGCCGCTTTGGGTGTGCGCAACTCGAGCTTGGACTGGTCGCCTCGGGGGGACTCGAGGGTGTCGTGACGAATCTGCAAACGCCGGCGTGGGATACCGTTCTCGGCGTACACTTGGTTCGCAAGGCAGGCGGGACGGTGACCGATCTCGAGGGAGACCGCTGGCACCACGACAGCACGGGGCTAGTCGCTTCGAACGGCGAACTTCACGAGGAAGTTCTGCAGGCTGCTCGAGAGATCGAGGCCGAGACGAGTTAA
- a CDS encoding TrkH family potassium uptake protein — MNIRVDWRASVSLTGTICKYLALALFVPLAVAVVYQRDILVFVVTIVITVTIGLLLEQVDPDPELRPREAMLLVALSWFAVAILGAIPYLLATVGTDSSLAHPVNALFESMSGFTTTGATVMDEISTDRYSHALLLWRQMTQWLGGMGIIVLMIAILPKLAVNGAQLIQIESPGPEFQRLTPRIAETARILWAVYFGFTLALAALLYGLNLAGLAPNMTAYNALAHSFTTLPTGGFSPESNSIAAFSGAVQWVLIPFMVVAGTNFALFWYLLRGEPRRFLENTEFRAYAGVIVVFTGVVGGMLYSGAAPALGELGGTTEGSGESALRHGLFQIVSLLNSTGFATSDFAAWDSTAQFMLLTAMFVGGSAGSTGGGIKIIRWLVIWKVARRELVTAAHPEAVKPIRLGGYVIDEDVTRGVLGFTLLYLLVFVAATVFIVLDSARVGTSLTVLEAISASIATIGNIGPGFGTLGPFGSYLEFPTTSKLVMIFLMWIGRLEIIPVLVLFTGAFWKR, encoded by the coding sequence ATGAATATACGCGTTGATTGGCGGGCGAGTGTCTCTCTCACCGGTACGATCTGTAAATACCTCGCTCTTGCACTCTTCGTCCCGCTCGCCGTGGCCGTCGTCTACCAACGCGATATCTTGGTCTTCGTGGTGACGATCGTGATCACCGTCACGATCGGTCTCTTACTCGAGCAAGTCGATCCCGACCCCGAGTTACGGCCTCGAGAGGCGATGTTACTGGTGGCGCTCTCCTGGTTCGCCGTTGCGATTCTCGGGGCGATTCCGTACCTGCTCGCGACCGTCGGGACGGACTCGTCGCTCGCGCACCCGGTGAACGCGCTTTTCGAATCCATGTCCGGATTCACGACGACCGGGGCAACCGTGATGGACGAAATTTCGACCGATCGGTACTCACACGCACTCTTGTTGTGGCGACAGATGACCCAATGGCTCGGCGGGATGGGAATCATCGTGTTGATGATCGCCATCTTACCGAAACTCGCGGTCAACGGCGCGCAACTGATCCAGATCGAATCACCGGGACCCGAATTCCAGAGACTCACGCCGAGAATCGCCGAAACGGCGCGTATTCTCTGGGCGGTTTACTTCGGGTTTACGCTCGCTCTCGCCGCCTTGCTTTACGGCCTCAACCTCGCCGGTCTCGCACCGAATATGACGGCGTACAACGCCCTCGCACACAGTTTCACGACGCTACCGACCGGCGGATTTTCGCCCGAGTCGAACAGCATCGCGGCGTTCTCTGGGGCCGTCCAGTGGGTTCTCATCCCGTTTATGGTCGTCGCGGGGACGAACTTCGCGCTCTTCTGGTATCTGTTGCGGGGTGAACCTCGACGATTTCTCGAGAACACCGAATTCCGGGCCTACGCAGGTGTGATCGTCGTTTTCACGGGGGTCGTCGGTGGGATGCTCTACAGCGGCGCAGCCCCAGCACTCGGCGAACTGGGTGGCACGACCGAAGGCTCCGGCGAGAGCGCCCTCCGTCACGGACTCTTTCAGATCGTTTCGCTGCTCAACTCGACCGGATTCGCAACCAGTGACTTCGCGGCGTGGGATTCGACCGCCCAGTTCATGTTGCTCACCGCGATGTTCGTCGGCGGCAGCGCCGGATCGACCGGCGGCGGGATCAAGATCATCCGCTGGCTCGTCATCTGGAAAGTCGCCCGCCGGGAACTGGTCACCGCCGCACACCCCGAGGCCGTCAAACCGATCCGTCTCGGTGGGTACGTCATCGACGAGGACGTCACTCGTGGCGTGCTTGGCTTCACCCTTCTCTATCTCCTCGTGTTCGTCGCCGCGACGGTGTTCATCGTGCTCGATTCGGCACGTGTGGGCACCTCCCTCACCGTCCTCGAGGCCATCAGCGCGAGCATCGCAACGATCGGCAATATCGGCCCTGGCTTCGGGACACTCGGCCCGTTCGGGAGTTACCTCGAATTCCCGACGACGTCGAAACTCGTGATGATCTTTCTCATGTGGATCGGTCGCCTCGAGATCATTCCGGTCCTCGTGTTGTTCACCGGTGCGTTCTGGAAACGCTGA
- a CDS encoding DUF63 family protein — translation MDEYIERYGAERLWVATVVLLAGGIALAAFLFPQRVYVDFIWQYYWGPVVADAHGWNCVTWADGDQLECTEVTGDDGPTASPGYTAVSYAGYIPTLILMAVGILFAIRRLDIDRYRAGFFALFPFMLFGGALRTVEDANVAAYGATGDLAIQLPWSGFLISPLIYFTVALIAVVAVVASVWLERNEYVSGYEYPLFGIGTVVLAVTLGWLGYLAAVTDYVGFIPSIAAIVLVAATVSTAIVWAGIQRFAPSLNRGTGYMGIVVIWAHAVDGFANQLMLDWSHVWGLAYAPKHPVNDAIVTHTEAVLDWLFFVPAGLTDTIGDAWPFALLKLAAPVFIIWIFNEEIFEESPRFAILMMITVVAVGLGPGTRDMLRATFAI, via the coding sequence ATGGACGAGTATATCGAACGGTACGGGGCCGAGCGCCTCTGGGTCGCGACCGTCGTCCTCCTCGCGGGCGGCATTGCGCTCGCTGCGTTCCTCTTTCCCCAGCGCGTGTACGTCGACTTCATCTGGCAGTACTACTGGGGACCGGTGGTCGCCGACGCGCACGGATGGAACTGTGTCACGTGGGCCGATGGTGACCAATTAGAATGTACTGAGGTCACGGGAGACGACGGACCGACCGCCTCACCCGGCTACACCGCCGTTTCGTACGCTGGGTACATCCCGACGCTCATCCTGATGGCGGTCGGAATTCTGTTCGCAATTCGGCGTCTCGATATTGATCGGTACCGGGCGGGCTTTTTCGCGCTGTTCCCGTTCATGCTCTTCGGGGGCGCGCTGCGAACCGTCGAAGACGCGAACGTCGCCGCGTACGGCGCGACCGGTGACCTCGCGATTCAACTCCCGTGGTCGGGCTTCCTGATCAGTCCGCTAATCTACTTCACGGTGGCCCTGATCGCAGTCGTCGCGGTCGTCGCGTCGGTCTGGCTCGAGCGAAACGAGTACGTTTCGGGCTACGAGTATCCGCTGTTTGGAATCGGGACGGTGGTCCTCGCCGTGACGCTCGGGTGGCTCGGCTACCTCGCCGCGGTGACGGACTACGTCGGATTCATCCCGTCGATCGCAGCCATCGTCCTCGTTGCCGCGACGGTTTCGACGGCGATCGTCTGGGCGGGAATCCAACGATTTGCCCCGTCGCTCAACCGTGGAACCGGCTACATGGGAATCGTCGTCATCTGGGCCCACGCCGTCGACGGCTTCGCGAACCAGTTGATGCTCGATTGGTCACACGTCTGGGGACTGGCCTACGCCCCGAAACACCCGGTCAACGACGCCATCGTCACGCACACGGAAGCGGTGCTCGACTGGCTGTTCTTCGTGCCCGCAGGTCTCACGGACACCATCGGCGACGCCTGGCCCTTCGCCCTCCTCAAACTCGCCGCGCCGGTGTTCATCATCTGGATCTTCAACGAGGAGATCTTCGAGGAGAGTCCGCGGTTTGCCATCCTGATGATGATCACCGTCGTCGCCGTCGGACTCGGACCCGGAACGCGTGACATGCTGCGAGCGACGTTCGCCATTTAA
- a CDS encoding DUF5795 family protein — protein sequence MSENRVVQGRMVTAGKLAELIEDDSVMEAESIEEADRECPDCGGGVLKVGYMPSVTEFVTGWKCQDCDWSDTDRE from the coding sequence GTGAGCGAGAATCGCGTCGTCCAAGGGCGAATGGTTACGGCTGGCAAACTCGCAGAGCTGATCGAGGATGACTCCGTGATGGAGGCGGAATCGATCGAAGAGGCCGACAGGGAGTGTCCCGACTGTGGCGGTGGCGTGTTGAAAGTTGGCTACATGCCCTCAGTCACCGAGTTCGTTACCGGCTGGAAGTGCCAGGATTGCGACTGGAGCGACACCGATCGAGAGTGA
- a CDS encoding universal stress protein, which produces MTLSSPLVVASTLVISVVVLVVAGFGIQRQRGSHADGSEESAESTLRSASPQLSIFDSEDVDDARAIDPRIFLPDFPDATDDVTEQVLAFACSIKHRYGDEPVHLLRIQSTEARAGVGDSDADSSTPSQFSGIEAAKNTAINSDTTESEDVPATVAQTVDETETDLVVMEHEPTHASEEATFGRTADHVLAETSLPTYLVHLDGALSEKERLHVVVPQHIDHHEGFYEAIYNVKQLASTLEASVTVWVFEQNVQHYRTLFDLVEIDVLAEFASVQSWDELYAELELETDPAEFVITLAVRSEKIGWDPELESVSTRLGDVPARSSALFFLREDEPEHDDRFLRTE; this is translated from the coding sequence ATGACGCTTTCAAGTCCACTCGTCGTCGCCAGCACGCTCGTCATCAGTGTCGTCGTCCTCGTCGTCGCCGGCTTCGGAATCCAGAGACAGCGTGGTAGCCACGCAGACGGAAGCGAGGAGTCCGCCGAATCGACGCTTCGGAGTGCGTCACCCCAGTTGTCGATCTTCGACTCCGAAGACGTCGACGACGCTCGAGCGATCGATCCGCGTATTTTCCTTCCAGACTTCCCAGACGCGACCGACGATGTCACCGAGCAGGTACTCGCGTTCGCGTGTTCGATCAAGCATCGCTACGGTGACGAACCCGTTCACCTCCTTCGAATCCAATCTACCGAAGCGCGCGCGGGAGTGGGTGATTCCGACGCAGACTCGAGTACACCCAGCCAGTTTTCGGGCATCGAAGCGGCGAAGAACACGGCCATCAACTCGGACACGACCGAGAGCGAGGACGTTCCGGCGACGGTCGCTCAGACGGTCGACGAAACGGAGACGGATCTGGTCGTCATGGAACACGAACCGACCCACGCCAGCGAGGAGGCGACGTTCGGTCGAACGGCCGATCACGTCCTTGCAGAGACGTCCCTCCCAACGTATCTGGTCCACCTCGATGGTGCCCTGTCGGAGAAAGAACGACTGCACGTCGTCGTCCCACAACACATCGATCACCACGAAGGATTCTACGAGGCGATTTACAACGTCAAACAACTCGCGAGCACGCTCGAGGCGTCCGTCACGGTCTGGGTGTTCGAACAGAACGTTCAACACTATCGGACGCTCTTCGATCTCGTCGAAATCGACGTGCTGGCCGAGTTCGCGTCCGTCCAGTCCTGGGACGAACTCTACGCCGAACTCGAACTCGAAACGGACCCCGCGGAGTTCGTGATCACGCTCGCGGTTCGATCCGAGAAGATCGGCTGGGACCCCGAACTCGAGTCGGTTTCGACGCGACTGGGGGACGTTCCGGCACGGTCGTCTGCGCTCTTTTTCCTCCGGGAGGACGAACCGGAACACGACGATCGGTTCCTCCGGACCGAATAG